The following proteins are encoded in a genomic region of Leptospira fainei serovar Hurstbridge str. BUT 6:
- a CDS encoding tetratricopeptide repeat protein, with protein MKKMNLTLPTLLSALLFLSLVSSCKNLSKFASKSTYKPPTVEDLDAWKRRLAMDEAEIIELEKKIRELASKTRSAGALSWKIAQGYMKIGDYDLAAKYYNQALKEESDGKKSEIIGADVHFFESALPYFDRALLQMPVDQQLLFETGLAYANASKDRGWEPTRRQSAIEIFQALTRQDPRDSRFPFQLALIYFDSSMVDSAWEGISAGFHDQEKAFAILDSILKKEPRNIPTRFAKANFLYRLGQSEAAKDEYLYIKSTLESLKKDGFIKESLEENDSYRNVQEDLKKLNAKEK; from the coding sequence ATGAAAAAGATGAATTTGACCCTTCCCACCTTGCTTTCGGCTCTTCTCTTTTTAAGCTTGGTTTCCTCGTGTAAAAATTTAAGTAAATTCGCTTCCAAAAGCACATATAAGCCGCCTACGGTTGAGGATTTGGATGCTTGGAAACGACGCTTGGCGATGGACGAAGCGGAAATCATTGAGTTAGAAAAGAAAATCCGAGAACTCGCTTCCAAGACTCGATCGGCGGGCGCACTTAGCTGGAAAATCGCACAAGGCTATATGAAAATCGGAGATTATGATCTAGCCGCCAAATATTACAATCAGGCCCTCAAGGAAGAGTCAGACGGGAAAAAATCGGAAATCATAGGTGCGGATGTGCACTTCTTCGAGTCGGCGCTCCCATACTTTGACAGAGCTTTATTGCAAATGCCCGTTGACCAACAGCTTCTATTCGAAACGGGTCTTGCATATGCAAATGCTTCTAAAGATCGAGGTTGGGAACCGACGCGCAGACAATCTGCAATCGAAATTTTTCAGGCCTTAACTCGCCAAGATCCCCGCGATTCAAGATTTCCGTTTCAACTAGCTTTGATCTATTTCGATTCTTCCATGGTGGATTCCGCCTGGGAAGGAATCAGCGCGGGGTTTCATGACCAGGAAAAAGCATTCGCAATTTTGGATTCGATTCTGAAAAAAGAACCCAGGAACATACCTACAAGATTCGCAAAAGCCAATTTTTTATATAGACTCGGTCAATCCGAGGCGGCCAAAGACGAATACTTATATATTAAGTCCACATTAGAAAGCCTTAAAAAAGATGGATTCATCAAGGAAAGCTTGGAAGAGAACGATTCTTATCGAAATGTCCAAGAGGACTTGAAGAAATTAAACGCAAAGGAAAAATAA